Proteins encoded in a region of the Ornithodoros turicata isolate Travis chromosome 3, ASM3712646v1, whole genome shotgun sequence genome:
- the LOC135388430 gene encoding uncharacterized protein LOC135388430 translates to MRSRARFLLKRAVWTQSIRRDHWKPNNNSEICSTHFIRGKPSDDSTHPGYVSSLFFKKQQDPEQKLSWYSSLQQRHKRARTEIAAERDVLAETMDEFNEDTVSAQNCALATNQTEHTGTDPMMSSEEIDRILKENCSLKEQVASLSSELQTTKDLMEGYQANSKVLKEALDEHTTTKQVLKNVQGMKFHTGIVSKDMLWDPFPTSRNHARSPGQPGEKE, encoded by the exons ATGAGGAGTCGTGCGAGGTTTCTTCTGAAG AGGGCAGTCTGGACTCAGTCGATCAGAAGAGATCACTGGAAGCCGAACAACAACAGCGAAATATGCTCCACTCATTTCATTCGAG GGAAGCCATCTGATGACTCGACACACCCAGGCTATGTTTCATCCCTCTTCTTCAAGAAACAACAGGACCCTGAGCAGAAGCTGTCCTGGTACAGTAGTCTTCAGCAGCGGCATAAGAGGGCGAGAACTGAAATTGCTGCAGAACGTGATGTCCTTGCTGAAACCATGGATGAGTTCAACGAAGACACGGTGTCAGCACAGAACTGTGCTTTAGCAACCAACCAAACcgaacacacaggcacagaccCCATGATGTCATCAGAAGAGATAGACAGAATTCTCAAGGAGAACTGCAGTCTCAAAGAACAGGTGGCATCCCTGTCCAGTGAACTACAGACAACAAAAGACCTCATGGAAGGTTACCAAGCCAACAGTAAGGTCTTGAAAGAAGCACTTGACGAGCACACAACTACGAAACAAGTACTGAAAAATGTTCAGGGTATGAAGTTTCACACTGGCATTGTTTCAAAAGATATGTTGTGGGACCCTTTTCCCACGTCTCGGAACCATGCTCGCTCGCCTGGCCAGCCCGGCGAAAAGGAATAG